The Meiothermus sp. genome segment CCGGCGGGCCGGAGGAGGACACCAGCGGGGGCTTTTCGTTGGGGGGCTGGATCTGGACCTATTCCGATGATACCACCCGTGAGGTGGTGCGGAGTTACTTGCTGGGGCCGTCCTACGAGCTACTGCTGGGGCGCAGAACCTACGACATTTTTGCGGCCTACTGGCCCCAGGTGCCCCCGGACAACCCCATTGCGGCGCGCTTCAACCCCACAGCCAAGTATGTGCTCACCAGCCGCGACCTGAGCCCCCCGTGGCACAACAGCCACCGGCTGAGCGGCCTGGAAGCGGTGCGGGCGCTCAAGGCCACCCCGGGCCCCGACCTGCTGGTGCAGGGGAGTTCGACGCTCTACCCCCAACTGCTGGGGGCGGGCTTGCTGGATCGGTTGATTGTTCAGATATTCCCGGTAACGCTGGGCCAGGGTAAGCGGCTCTTTGGCCAGGGAACACCGCCCGCGAGCCTGAAGCTGGTGAACAGCGTGGCCTCGAGCACCGGCGTGCTGATGGCTACCTATGAGCCCATGGGCCAGATGCCGCCCGTATCGTCTTTTTCTTGAGAGGTGTACATCGACGTGGCCTTTGCAGACGGACTAGAGTATGGGTATGGTCAAGCAAAAATACGTCTGCTGGCAGGAAGATAACCTGTGGCTGGGCTACTTGTTTCCAGGTTATGGGAAAGTAGCGGACTACACCACAACAGTGATATTTTTCAAGGTATGAACACCATCGCTGCAGACCTGGAAGGTACCCTCACCACCGGCGAAACCTGGCGGGGTATGGCGGCCTGGATGCAGGCCCACGGGCGGGCCGGGCAGTACCAGCGGTTTTTCTATCGGAATCTGCCAGGTGCAGTTGCTGCAAAAATGGGCTGGATAGACAAGCGGGCCTTCCAGGATCGCTTTATGGAAGGGGCTGCCAGGCTTTTGGCCGGACTCCGCTCGGAAGAACTGGTAGCGGTAAGCGAGTGGGTGGTCACCAACGAACTCTGGCCCAGGCGGCGGCTCCAGGTGCTCGACGAACTTCAGAAGATTCAGCAGCAGGAGCGCCGCCTGGTGTTGTGCTCGGCCACCTTCCAGCCCATCCTGGAGGCCTTTGCCCGGCGAATGGGCGAAGGGGTGGTGGCCCTGGGGACACCCCTCGAGATCGAAGGCGGCGTCTTTACCGGGCGGCTGCGGGGGCCGGTGCGCTCAGGGGTGCACAAAGCCGAGCACCTGCGTAAGCTGCTGCGTGGCGAGGCCCTCTTTGCGGCCTACGGCGATAGCCTGCCCGACCTGCCCATGCTCGAGCTGGCCGAAGAGCCGGTAGCGGTGTATCCCGAACCCAGGCTGCGCGAACTGGCCAAAAAGCGCAACTGGAGGGTCATCGAATGAGCCATTTCCCATTGCCACGCCCGGCCCGGATCGCAGTGATGGCCTCGGGGCGGGGCAGCAACCTGGAGGCCTTACTAAAGGCTTTCCCCCACGACAACCCGTTGGGCCACATCGTGCTGGTCATCTCCGACCGGCGCGAGGCTTTGGCCCTGCAAAAAGCTGTCGAAGCCCAGGTCGAGGCCGAATACGTACCCTGGCCCAAGAGCCGCGACCAGGGGGTGGCCTACAAAACCGGGCGCGAGCAGTTCGAGCGGGTTGCAGGCCAGCTCCTGCACGAACACCGCATAGACCTGATTCTCTTGGCGGGTTTTATGCGCCTGCTTTCGCCAGCGTTTGTGCAGGCCTGGCAGGGGCGCATCCTCAATATCCACCCCTCGCTATTGCCGCGGTTTCCGGGGCTAAACGCCCAGCGCCAGGCTTTGGAGGCCGGGGTGTCTGAGTCGGGCTGTACGGTGCATTTTGTGGATGCCGGCATGGACACCGGCCCCATCATTTTGCAGCGCCGGGTACCGGTACTGCCGGGCGATACCGAAGAAACCCTGGCCGCCCGCATCCTCGAGCAAGAACACCTGGCCTACCCCGAGGCGGTGCGAAGGGTGTTGCAGGGAAGGGTATAAGGCGCAGAGCGGCTATACCTTTGCCCAGACCCCTACCCCCTGCTCCCCAACCCCTGTTATTCTTGGCTGCGTGAAGGTCTTGGTGGTGGGTTCGGGTGGGCGAGAACATGCAATGTGCTGGAAGGTGGCGCAGTCGCCGCTGGTCAGCGAACTTTATGCTGCGCCGGGCAACCCCGGCATGGCCGAGTTGGCCGAGTGCGTTCCCTGGGATGGCGATGTGGGCCAACTGGCCGAGTGGGCCGACCGGGAAGGCATCGAACTGACCCTGGTGGGGCCCGAGGCGCCTTTGGTGGAGGGGATTGCCGATGCGTTTTTGGCCAGGGGACTCAAAATTTTCGGGCCTACCCAACAAGCTGCCATGATTGAGGGCTCCAAGGCTTTTGCCAAGGGGCTGATGGAGCGCCTGGGCATTCCTACCGCCAGGCACAAGACCTTCAGCGATGTGCTGGATGCGCTTTCCTACCTCGAGACAGTGGGGGCCCCCATCGTGGTCAAGGATTCCGGCCTGGCCGCCGGCAAAGGGGTCACGGTAGCCACCAGCCTCCAGCAAGCCAAACAGGCTGTGGCCAACATTCTTTCGGGAGCCGAGCAGGCCGAGGTTGTCATCGAGGAGTTTTTGAGCGGCCCGGAAGTAACCGTGCTGGCCGTGACCGATGGCATAACCATCCGGCCCCTGCTGCCCTCGCAGGATCACAAGCGCCTGCAAGACGGCGACACCGGCCCCATGACCGGCGGCATGGGCGCCATCTGCCCTTATCCCCTGGCTTCGGGCCTGATGACCGAGATTCTAGAGCGGGTACTCAAGCCCCTGGTAGATGGCCTCAGGGCCGAGGGAATTGTCTACAAAGGGGTTATTTACGCCGGTCTGATGTTGACCGACGAAGGGCCCAAGGTGCTGGAGTTCAACGCCCGCTTTGGCGACCCCGAGTGTCAGGCCATGCTGCCCCTCTTGGAAACCGACCTGCTCGAGCTGGCCCTGGCGGTGGTAGAGGACCGCCTGCACGAGGTAAAGCTCGAGTGGCACCCCTGGGCTTCGGCCTGCGTGGTGATGGCCGCGCCGGGCTACCCCGACGACCCCCACAAGGGCTTGCCCTTATCCCTACCCCTGCAGCCCCCCGAGCAGGTGCTCTACTTCCAGGCCGGAACCCGCCGGGGCCCCCAGGGCCTGCTGACCAACGGGGGCCGGGTGCTCAGCGTGGTGGGGTTGGGTGAGGATTTGAAGAAAGCGCTCGAGCGGGCCTATACCGGGGTGGCTGCAGTCAAGTTTGAGCACGCCCTATACCGGCGGGATATCGGGCGCAAGGTCGTAACCAACGTGGGGTAGCAGCCGATACTTTGATTTGGGGCCGAGCCGAAAGGCTCAATCCGAGCAGTCGCCAAGGGGGTACTTGTGCCCACAATATGGGCAGGGCCTCTGCAACTTGCAGGCTATAAAGCCCTGGGGCAACTCCATGCCACAGGCCAGGCAGAGCCGCTTGCTTTTATCTAATACCAGATTCGGTTAGTTCGGCTCCGGATGGCGGCGAACTAACAGGGCCGAAGTTATCCGCGTAGCGGAGGGCGATACCGCCCCTTGGAAGTTATCCGCGTAGCGGAGGGCGATACCGCCCCTTGGAAGGGAGACGCATTTTTTGCCGACCGTTCGGGAGGGGTGTGCTCTAGGATTCAAAAAGATAGCCTCTGGATCCGCGGCTGGATTGGGTGGAGGGGGCGAGGCTTCGCTCATGTTCCCAGGATGGTCTGAAGCAAACGATCGTGAATCAGGCCGTTTGAGGCCACCAGATAGCGGTTGCCCAGCCGATAGGCCTCGCCTTGTAAGTCTGTAACCTTACCCCCAGCCTCGGTGATGATCAGCCAGCCGGCGGCCACGTCCCAGGGGTTGAGCTTCACCTCCCAAAAACCATCCAGCCGGCCCGCGGCCACATACGCCAGGTCGAGGGCGGCGGCGCCGGGCCTGCGCACCATGAGCCCCTTGGCCAGCGCACGCTGGAAGTAGGTTACGTTTTCGGCATCTTTGCTCACATCGTAGGGAAAACCGGTAGCCAGGAGGCTGCCCAGCAGGGTATCCCTTGTAGAGACGTGGATGGGGCGACCATTTAGAAAGGCGCCCTGGCCCTTGATAGCGGTAAAAAGCTCATTGCGGGCAGTGTCGAGGATCACCCCCAGCACCACCTCGCCGTGGGCTTCCAGGCCAATGCTCACCGCATAAAAAGGAAATCCGTGGGCGTAGTTGACGGTGCCGTCCAGGGGGTCCACAATCCAGCGAAAGGCCCCTTCCTTGTCCTGGCCTTGCTCCTCGCCCAGCACCACGTGTTCGGGGTGGCGCGAGGCGATGAGTTCGCGTATGGCCGCTTCGGACTCGTGGTCGGCCTGGGTCACCACGTCGGTTGGGGTGGATTTGGTGCTTTGGGTAAAGCCTTTTTCCTGGTAGTACAGGTGGATGCCTCTGGCCAGATAAGCTGCGTCGAGGGCGGTTTGCAGGTACGCACGCAAGTCCATAGGGCAGATTCTATCGCGGTTTTTGCAGATTCTGCCGCCTTATTCGTTATCCGGGATCAATAAGTCGGCGTCCTCATCTTCCGATTCGACAGGGGAGTGGGAGGGCTTCTGGCAGGCCAGGTAGCGGGGTTGTTGAGCCAGGTCACGCAGTACCCTGGCTCCGCGCCAGCCCTGCGCGCTGGCTTCCCCCAGCAGCGTATAGGCGTTCTCGGGGGCCAACTCGAGCCATAGCCAGCCACCGGGTTTGAGGGCCTTCCAGGCATGGGGCAAGAGCTCGCGGGCCACGTTGAGCCCCTCGGGTCCAGCATAGAGGGCGCTGGGGTCTTCGTAGGCCAGTTCGGGTGGGGCCTCTGGGCGGTAGCTGTCGGGCAGGTAGGGCGGGTTGGAGACAATCAGATCCAGCTCGCTCAGGTCGGCGGTAAAGGGGGCCTCCAGGAAGGTGACCTCGAGGCCCAGGTTCAGGGCATTCCGCCGGGCCAGCTCGAGGGCCTTGGGATTGATGTCCGTGGCCCATACCGTGGCTTTGGGGCGTATGGTCTTGATGGCCAGGGCAATGGCCCCGCTGCCCGTGCCCACGTCCAGCACCCGGGTTTCTGCCTCCACCGACAGGTCGGCCAGGGCGTGTTCCACCAGCCCTTCGGTCTCGGGCCGGGGAATCAAGACCCCCCGCTCCACCCGTAGCCTTAGCCCATAAAACTCGGTCTCGCCCAGCAGCAGTTGGAGCGGGTAGCCGCTTAAGCGTAGATTCAGCATGGCCCAGGCGGCCTCTTCTACATCCGGCGGAACAGCCTGCATCAGCCGAGCCGCTAGCTGTTCGTCGTCCAGGCCAGCGGCATGGCCTACAATCCAGCGGGACTCGGCGGCGGGCTTTTGGGCGGTCTCGAGCTGCCGCTGGAATGCCCGTAAAAGTTCCAGATAGCTCCTACTCGTCGGATCCACCCTCTTCTGCTGCCGCGGGCTGGCTCCCATCCCGGGGCAGCACCACCACATGGCGCTCTTCCCCTTCCCCCACCGAGGTGGTGGTCACTTTGGGGTGTTGTTTGAGCATCACGTGAATCAGGCGCCGTTCGCTGGGGCGCATGGGCGGCAGCTCGATGGGCTGCCCGCTCACCTCTACCTGCAACACTGCATCGGAGGCCATGCGGCGGATGCGCTCCTCATTGCGGCGGCGGTAGCCGGCAGCATCCAGCACCACCCGATAGGCCGAGCCAAAGTGCTTGGCCATGGCCACATTGGCGATGAACTCGAGGCTTTGCAGGGTTTTGCCCTCCCGCCCGATTACCCGCCCGGAGTCGCCGCCCAGAATTTCCACCCGGAAAAGCTCCCCTTCCTGCACAATGTCCACC includes the following:
- a CDS encoding HAD family phosphatase, giving the protein MNTIAADLEGTLTTGETWRGMAAWMQAHGRAGQYQRFFYRNLPGAVAAKMGWIDKRAFQDRFMEGAARLLAGLRSEELVAVSEWVVTNELWPRRRLQVLDELQKIQQQERRLVLCSATFQPILEAFARRMGEGVVALGTPLEIEGGVFTGRLRGPVRSGVHKAEHLRKLLRGEALFAAYGDSLPDLPMLELAEEPVAVYPEPRLRELAKKRNWRVIE
- a CDS encoding R3H domain-containing nucleic acid-binding protein; this translates as MDDKKRGLDDLLSDLGIGENETAPEVVLKEEEAAPIVTPATPAQDPKSVLEHFMVGLLLRLDPAYSVDIVQEGELFRVEILGGDSGRVIGREGKTLQSLEFIANVAMAKHFGSAYRVVLDAAGYRRRNEERIRRMASDAVLQVEVSGQPIELPPMRPSERRLIHVMLKQHPKVTTTSVGEGEERHVVVLPRDGSQPAAAEEGGSDE
- the purD gene encoding phosphoribosylamine--glycine ligase; protein product: MKVLVVGSGGREHAMCWKVAQSPLVSELYAAPGNPGMAELAECVPWDGDVGQLAEWADREGIELTLVGPEAPLVEGIADAFLARGLKIFGPTQQAAMIEGSKAFAKGLMERLGIPTARHKTFSDVLDALSYLETVGAPIVVKDSGLAAGKGVTVATSLQQAKQAVANILSGAEQAEVVIEEFLSGPEVTVLAVTDGITIRPLLPSQDHKRLQDGDTGPMTGGMGAICPYPLASGLMTEILERVLKPLVDGLRAEGIVYKGVIYAGLMLTDEGPKVLEFNARFGDPECQAMLPLLETDLLELALAVVEDRLHEVKLEWHPWASACVVMAAPGYPDDPHKGLPLSLPLQPPEQVLYFQAGTRRGPQGLLTNGGRVLSVVGLGEDLKKALERAYTGVAAVKFEHALYRRDIGRKVVTNVG
- a CDS encoding inositol monophosphatase family protein, giving the protein MDLRAYLQTALDAAYLARGIHLYYQEKGFTQSTKSTPTDVVTQADHESEAAIRELIASRHPEHVVLGEEQGQDKEGAFRWIVDPLDGTVNYAHGFPFYAVSIGLEAHGEVVLGVILDTARNELFTAIKGQGAFLNGRPIHVSTRDTLLGSLLATGFPYDVSKDAENVTYFQRALAKGLMVRRPGAAALDLAYVAAGRLDGFWEVKLNPWDVAAGWLIITEAGGKVTDLQGEAYRLGNRYLVASNGLIHDRLLQTILGT
- a CDS encoding dihydrofolate reductase family protein, which translates into the protein MRRIVGAVYVSLDGVMQAPGGPEEDTSGGFSLGGWIWTYSDDTTREVVRSYLLGPSYELLLGRRTYDIFAAYWPQVPPDNPIAARFNPTAKYVLTSRDLSPPWHNSHRLSGLEAVRALKATPGPDLLVQGSSTLYPQLLGAGLLDRLIVQIFPVTLGQGKRLFGQGTPPASLKLVNSVASSTGVLMATYEPMGQMPPVSSFS
- the prmC gene encoding peptide chain release factor N(5)-glutamine methyltransferase, with product MDPTSRSYLELLRAFQRQLETAQKPAAESRWIVGHAAGLDDEQLAARLMQAVPPDVEEAAWAMLNLRLSGYPLQLLLGETEFYGLRLRVERGVLIPRPETEGLVEHALADLSVEAETRVLDVGTGSGAIALAIKTIRPKATVWATDINPKALELARRNALNLGLEVTFLEAPFTADLSELDLIVSNPPYLPDSYRPEAPPELAYEDPSALYAGPEGLNVARELLPHAWKALKPGGWLWLELAPENAYTLLGEASAQGWRGARVLRDLAQQPRYLACQKPSHSPVESEDEDADLLIPDNE
- the purN gene encoding phosphoribosylglycinamide formyltransferase, which gives rise to MSHFPLPRPARIAVMASGRGSNLEALLKAFPHDNPLGHIVLVISDRREALALQKAVEAQVEAEYVPWPKSRDQGVAYKTGREQFERVAGQLLHEHRIDLILLAGFMRLLSPAFVQAWQGRILNIHPSLLPRFPGLNAQRQALEAGVSESGCTVHFVDAGMDTGPIILQRRVPVLPGDTEETLAARILEQEHLAYPEAVRRVLQGRV